Genomic DNA from Mycobacterium stomatepiae:
TGGGCGCTGCGCGGCGGTGGGGGCGGCAACTTCGGGGTGACCACCTCGCTGACCTTCAACACGTTCCCCACCCGCGACCTCGACGCCGTCAACCTCGATTTCCCGGCGCAGGCGTTCGCGCAGGTGCTGGTCGGTTGGGCCAACTGGCTGCGCACCGCCGACCGCAACAGCTGGGCACTGGCGGACAGCACCACCGACGGATTCGGCACCCACTGCCGCATTCTCGCGACCTGCCCGGCCGGGTCGGGACCGAGCGTGGCGAACGCGATCGTTTCCGCCGTCGGCCTGCAACCGTCCGGGACCGACACCCACACGTTCAACCGCATGGACATGGTCAGATATCTGGCCGTCAACAACCTGAACCCGCAGCCGCTCGGCTACGTCGGCGGGTCCGATGTGTTTCAGAGCCTCACCCCGGCCGCCGCCCAGGGAATCGCCGCCGCGGTCAGCGCTTTTCCGCGCGGTGCGGGCCGCATGCTGGCAATCATGCACGCCCTCGACGGTGCGCTGGCCACCGTCGCCCCGGGTGCCACCGCGTATCCGTGGCGCCAGCAGGCCGCGCTGGTGCAGTGGTACGTCGAGACCGGCGACGCGGCGGCGGCGACCAACTGGCTGAGCACCGCACACCAGGCGGTGCGACCGTATTCGGTCGGCGGCTACGTCAACTACATCGAGGCCAACCAGCCGCCGGCGCGCTACTTCGGCCAAAACCTGTCCCGGCTGTCGGCCGTGCGACAGAAGTTCGACCCGGGCCGGGTCATGTTCTCGGGGCTGAGCGGCTAGCCGCTCCGCGCCGCTAGCCGCCTCGCGCCGTTCTGGCGTGGAGTGTGCACGAAGGTCGGCGCCTGCACTCAGGGCGTGACTTCACACTCCAAGCCTTGGGCCGGCGCGTGATGCGGCCGAACATGCTGTGCACGCGCGATTCGACATTTGCCATCCCGATTTGCCATCCCGCGCCCGCTCGCCGGGTTCACGAGCTGGCGGGCGTGAGCCTCCGGCACAGTCGCTTCGTCTGCCCGCCGCCAGCGGGCAGACGGGTGTGCAATCGCTGGCCGCAGGACGGTTCGGGAGGCCGGGGAACGACGTAAACCCCTGCCACGGGCTGCGCTGTGTCCGGGATCACCGGGGTTCCTTAACGGGGGCTTGGTAGCAACGGCGCAGGGAGAGAGGATAGGGTAGCCAAAAAATTAGGGCAGCCTGTGCTAATTCAGGGAGGATTCGTGGTGCGTGCCCCCGCGGGCTCGGAGGACATCCGTGCGGAGGTAGCCGAACTGGTCGGCATCGGTGTTGGCGCTGTTCAGCCAGCTGACAGCCTGACGTGTCAGGACCTGACCTCCGTCCGGACGTTGTCGCTGGCCGACCGGTCAGGGCTGGTAGCCGCAGGCTCCGCCGCCGCCGCCGGCGGGGCGGACGTCAGTAGCAACGTCGCCCGGGCCCTCAGTGAGCACCATGACATTCCGTGATCTGATCAGCATGCCGTCCACCTTCCCGTCCTGGATCAAGCTCGTGCCGGGCCGCAGCGAGAAATCGACCGTGGGCGCCACAGTGGTGTTTCCGCACGCAGGAGCGGCCGCCGCGAGCTACCGGGTGCTGGCCGCCGCGCTGGCCGCGGGTGGCGACACGTACATCGTGCAGTACCCGCAGCGCGCCGACCGGCTGGCCGAGCCCGCCCACGAGACGGTGCACGACCTTGCCCTCGGACTCTTTGAGGCCGGGCCTTGGCGCAGCGTCGCACCCTTGCGGTTGTTCGGGCACAGCATGGGCGCCGTCGTGGCGTTCGAGTTTGCCCGGGTGGCCGAAGAGCGCGACGTCGACGTGCAGAAGCTGTGGGCTTCCGCGGGTCCGCCGCCGTGCGTCGTCGCCGAGATGCCGGAGCTGCCGACCAGTGACGACGAAGTGCTGGCCGAACTCGCCGACCTGGGCGGCACGGATCCCGAGCTGCTTGCCGACGAGGAATTTTCCGAGCTGCTGACCACCGCGATGCGCACCGATTACCAGGCCTTCAACCGCTACGACCCCAGTCCCGACATCCGGGTCGGTACCGACATCCACGTCCTGGGTGGCCACGACGATCACCGCATCGCGATCGATGTGCTGCGGCGCTGGGAACGGCACACCGCCGGGTCCTTCGAGCTGTCGCTGTACGACGGCGGGCACTTCTACGTCTACGACCACGTCGACGCGATCGCCGCACGGGTGAACGCCGATGTCTGAGCGCGGGTTAGAACCCATCGATATCGACCCCATCGTGATCGTCGGGATGGCCGTCGAAGCACCCGGCGGCATCGACACCGCCGACAGCTACTGGGACATGCTGGCACACGGTCGCGAAGCGCTAGGCCCGTTTCCGGCCGACCGCGGCTGGTCGGTCGCCGACCTGCTCGCCGGATCGCGTCGCAGTGGATTCAAACAGATCCACGACCGCGGTGGATTCCTCAGCGGGGCAGCAACATTCGACCCGGAATTCTTCGGCATCTCGCCGCGCGAGGCGATCGCGATGGACCCACAGCAGCGGGTGACGCTGCGGGTGTCTTGGCGCGCGCTGGAGAACAGCGGCATCAATCCCGACGACCTTGCCGGCCACGATGTGGGGTGCTTTGTCGGCGCGTCCATGACCGGCTACGGGCCCGAGATGGCCGAGTTCTCCCGCCACAGTGGCCATCTGCTCGCCGGGACGGCGCTGAGCGTGATCTCGGGCCGGGTCGCGTACACGCTGGGCTTGACCGGTCCGGCGCTCACCCTCGACTCCTCGTGCGCGTCGGCGCTGGTGGCCTTCCACGTTGCGGTGCGCGCCCTGCGCGACGGCGACTGCGACCTGGCGCTGGCCGGTGGGGTCAATGTGCTGGGCTCGCCGGGTTTCTTTGTCGAGTTCTCCAAGCAGCATGCGCTCTCCGATGACGGTTACTGCCGTCCGTACAGCGCGCAGGCCAGCGGCACGGTGTGGGCCGAGGGATCGGCAATGTTTGTGCTGCAACGCAAATCGGCCGCGCTGCGGGCCGACCGGCAGATCATCGCCGAAGTCCGTGCCACCGCCGTCAACCAGGACGGCCGCAGCGCGGGCCTGTCCGCCCCCAGCGAGGAGGCGCAGGTCCGGCTGTTCCGCCGCGCGATCACCCAAGCCGGGATCACGCCCGAGGAAGTCGGGATGATCGAGGGGCACGGCACCGGTACCCGGCTCGGCGACCGCACCGAATTACGTTCGCTGGCAGAAACATACGGCGACACCGAACCCGGCTCCGGAGCGCTGCTGGGTTCGGTGAAATCCAACGTCGGCCACTCGTTGGCCGCCGCCGGCGCGCTCGGCCTGGCCAAGGTTCTCGTCTCGGCCGCACATGGCGCCATCCCCGCCACCCCGCACGCCACCGAGGCCAGCCCCGAAATCGACTGGGAAGGACAGGGTTTACGCCTAGCGCAGACTCTGACGCCCTGGCCGGTGATCGCCGGCCGACGGACGGCCGTGGCGTCGGCATTTGGGATCGCGGGCACCAACGCACATCTGATCGTCTCCATGCCTGAGGTGGCGTAGTGCTCGATCGTGTGTTGCCCGACGGCCGTGTGCCGGTGCTGTTCAGCTCGCACGACAAGGAGCTGATCCGCCGAGATGCGGCGGCCATCCTGGACTATCTGGACCGCACCGGTAACGCCGCACCGGATGTGGCTGCGGCGATCGCGTCGACCCTGCTGCGGCTGCGGCGAGTGCGACGTCACCGCGCGGTGCTACGCGCGGGCGATCGCACCGAACTCCTCGACGGCCTGACCGCGCTCGCCGGCGACGAAGAGCACCCCCTGATCACTTGGTCCGCTAAAACCTCGACGCCGCGGATCGCGTTCGTTCTTCCCGGCCAGGGCAACCAATGGCAGGGGATGGGCGCCGACGCTTACCGGCGGCTGCCGGCCTATCGGGAGACCGCGGACGAGTGCGGAGCGGCGTTCGTCGCGGCCGGGCTGCCCTCACCGCTGCCGTACCTGACCGACGAGCTGGAGCAGAACTGGTCGCGGACCCAGATCCAGGGAGCGCAGTTCACGCACGCGGTCAGCCTGGCCGCGGCGTGGCGAAACCACGGGGTGGTTCCCGAGGTCGCCATCGGGCACAGCCTCGGCGAGGTGGCGGCGTCGTATGTGGCCGCCACCATCACGCTGCCGGACGCGGTCAGGTTGGTCGGTGCGCGCGCGACCGTCGTCGACCGGCTGACCGGACGGTACGCGATGGTGGTGCTCGGAGTGGGCGTCGAAGAGGCGGAGTCGCTGCTGGCCGATGCACCGGGTTGGCTGGAAGTGTCGGCGGTCAACGGGCCGTCGTCGACCGTGGTGTCCGGTGACCACGACGCGGTCGCCGCCGCGGTGCAACTGGCCGAGCGCCGGGGCATCTTCAATCATCAACTGTCGGTAGACTATCCGGGCCATACCAGTGCGCTGCGGCCGTTGCGCACGCCGCTGATCGAGCTGGTACCCGATTCGGTCTTTCGGCGCGGGGACGCGCGGTTCGTCGGCTCCACGTTCGGTACCGAGGTGGAACTCGACACCGACTTCTCCGAGTATTGGTATGAGAATCTCTGTGGCACGGTGCAATTCGATCGCGCCGTGCGGCACGCGCAGAAACTCGGGGTCGACACGTTCGTCGAGCTGTCCGCTCACCCGTCGCTGCTGTATCCGCTCGCCGACATCGTCGACGAGGAGTCGGCCGTGATCGTCGGGTCGGGGCACCGCGACAAATCCATCACTGACTCGCTGTCTGCGAACATCGCCGCCGTCGCGGCCGCCGACCCGGGTAGCCGGTGGGCCAACGCGATTCCGAACGGGATCCAGCCGCCGCTGCCGCGGTTCCCGAACGCGCCGATGCGGGCGGTGCATCTGTGGGCGACACCGGAACCGCTGACCGACACGGTCGCGGTTCCCGTGCTGACCGCCGCCGTCGAGGACTGGCGGCAGGTCACGTCACCGACCGCCTCCGGCGCAACCGGTTGTGCCATCGGCTTTTTCGGCGAGACCGCCGCGAGTGACCTGACCCGGCAACTGATCGACACCGTTGCCGCCCTCAACGGTTGCTGGGCGGTCCCGCTGCACGAGGCCGAAGTCGTCGTGGTCATCGCCCCGGAACTCCACGAGCTGGATGCGCTGGCGGCGATTGACCAGATCGCCGGCCGGGCCGACGCGGGTTTACCCGACTACGCCGCGATCATCGGACCACGCTGCCGCGCCGTCTGGTTGCTCACCGTGGGCGCCGAACAGGTCGATCGCGATGAACCGGACGTCTCACCGGCACAGGCCGCGCTGGCCGCGATGCACCGCAGCGTCGGTTTCGAATTCCCGGACCAGGCCTTCGGGCACCTGGACCTGCCCGGCCGCGACGTCGACGCCCCGACCGCGCTCGCGGCCGTCGACGTGTTGATCGGTGACGGAGCCGAGATCGCGTTGCGGGGCACCGAATTGCCGCGACGCTATGTCCGGACGTTCCGTGAATGCGGCGGATCGGCGACCAGCCGGCCACTGGATGCCGCCGCGCTGGACAATGTGGTGATCACCGGTGGTAGCGGCGCGATCGGCCTGCAATACGCACGGTACTGCATCGAGCACGGGGCGCGCACCGTTATCCTGTTGAGCCGCAACGGTGTTGACCCGGACGCGTTGGCGCGGCTGTCGGAGAATTCCGACGCGGTGGTCCACGCCCCGCTGTGCGACATCACCGATCCCGCCGCGGTGTCCGCCGTCGCCTTCGAATATGGCGGCCCCGGTGCGTCATTGCTGATCCACACCGCCGGCATCGCCAAAGCGCTGCTGCGCGAGGAACTCACCGGCACGGATGTGGCCGAGGTATGTGACGCGAAGGTTCGCGGACTGGTGGTGCTGGCCGAAGCCTGGCCGACGCAACCCGACTGCCGGATTCTGGCCTGCTCGTCGGTGTTCGGCGTCTGGGGCGGCTACCACCACGCGGCGTACGCGGCCTCCAACCGGATGCTCGACGTCCTGGCCGCCCAGTTGCGGGCCCGCGGCCGGGATTGCGTGGCGATCCGGTGGGGACTGTGGCAGGCCGCCGGTGTGGTGGGGGCCAACGAGATCACCCGCACCGAGCGTTCCGGTCTGATAGCGATGGACCCCGAACTGGCGATCGAAGCTAGCCTGTACGGTTACGACGGTGATCCTCTGATTTTCGACGCGGAATTCGACAGGCTCGCGGTCTTCTTCGAAAGCCAGGGAATGCCAACGCCATTCACCGGATCCGGCAGCGGCGAAAGCTCCGAGCGTGACAACGGCTCTGCTGCGAAACCGCTCGCCGAGGTGGTGCGTGCCGAACTGGCCGCGACCTTGCACTTGGGTGATTCGTCTTCGATTGACCCGAGTGCCTCTCTGATCGACCTTGGTGTGGACTCGTTGCTGGCGCTGGATCTGCGCAAACGCCTACGCCGGACGGTGGGGAGCTCGGTTCCGGTGGCCCGCATGCTCGGCGGGATCACCGTGCACGAATTGATCACTGCCTTGAGCGCGGGCGGGGCCGGCGGGCCCAAGGCGCCGCCGAGGTTAGGAGCCGGCGCCGCTGGAATCGGGCCGCAACACACGACGCTCCCGATGCTAGAAAGGTTGGACTCCTAGCGTGACTGAAACCACCAATGCCAGCACCCAGCTCGACGAGAAGCGCCTGGAATTGTTGCGCCGCAAAATCGCCGAGCGCGGCCTGGCCAGGCCCGAGGCCGAGGCTGCGGTGCCGACCTTCGACGAACCGCGCATGTCCGGCGGTCAACACCGGATGTGGTTCGTGCAGTCGGTTGACCCCGACAGCGCGCTGCTGAACGTCTGTGTCTCGTACCGAGTTACCGGCACCGTTGACGTGGCACGCCTGGGAGACGCGGTCAAGGCCGTCGCCGCGCGCCACCCGGTGCTGCACACCACCTACGAGACCGACACGGACGGTGTGCCGTATCCGGTGATCCGCGAGGACCTGCGGCCGGACTGGGCCGAGCACGACTTGTCGGGCCTGACGGATCAGTCGCGGCGGCTGCGGCTGGACGTGCTGGCGCAGCGGGACTTCTGCCGGCCCTTCGACCTGGCCAAGGATTCGCCGCTGCGGGTCACCGTGGCGCGCTTGGCGGCCGACGAACTGATGCTGCTGTTCACCGCTCACCACATCGCATGGGACGACGGGTCGTGGGCGCCGTTCTTCGCCGACCTCACGCGCGCGTACTCCGATCCGGACGGTTTTGCCGCCGCGCCGGCTGCGCGGGCTCCCGCCGTCCACCCGGCATTCACCGACGCCCCCAATCACCAGGAGGACGCCGAGTACTGGCGGCCGCTGATCGCCAATCTGCCGGAACCACTTGAGCTTCCGGGCCCCAACGGCTCGGTGGTGCCGAGCACCTGGCGCGCGCAGCGCACCACGACGCGGTTGTCGTCCGACATTGCCGAGCGGGTAGCGGCACTGGCCCGGGAAACCGGCGCCACGCCCTACATGGTGTTGATGTCCGCATTCGCCGCGCTGATCCAGCGCTACACGCAATCGAATGACTTCCTGGTCGCGGTCCCGGTGCTGAATCGCGGCGTCGGAACCGAGGACGCGATCGGCTACTACGGCAACACCGTGATCATTCGGCTACAACCGCACTCCCACCAGACATTCCGGGAACTGCTGACCCAAACCCGGGACAGCGCCGTAGGCGCTTTCGCGCATGCACGCGCCGACCTGGATTGGCTGGTGCGCGAATCCAATCCCGATCGTCGCCGCGGCGCGGACCGGATGACCCGAGTGAGCTTTGGGCAGCGCGACGCCGACGGCCCCGGCTTCTGCCCGCCGGGTGTGTAGTGCGCGCGCGCCGAGCTGCGCGGTCACTTCAACCAGCTGCCACTGAGTTTCATGGTCGAGCTGGAGCGCTCGGCGCGCGGCGGCGGGCTGGTCGAAGCCGAGTATCTGGTCGAGGTGCTGGATCGCCCGTTGGTCGAGCAGCTGCTGCGGCACTATGTCGTCCTGCTGGACAGCGCGCTGAGCAACCCCGACGCGAAGCTGGCCGCGTGCGCGCTGATGAGCGGCGAAGACGCCGAGTGGCTGCGGCAAATGTCGACGGGCGAAGAGTTCACCACCCCGGCGGCCACGTTGCCGGAGTTGGTCAGCCGGCGCGCCGCGCAGTCGCCCGATGCCGTCGCCGTCGGCTACGAGGGTCGCAACTACACCTATCGGGAGATCGACGAGGAGTCGAACCGGGTGGCGCACTGGCTCATCCAGCAAGGTATCGGTACCGAGAACCGGGTCGCGCTCCTGCTGGACAAGTCGCCCGAACTCGTCATCACGGCGCTGGGCATCCTCAAAGCGGGCGCGGTGTACATGCCGGTGGACCCCACCTACCCACAGGATCGGATCGCGTTCATCCTAAGCGATGCGGACGCGAAACTGGTCGTGCGCGAACCGGTTACCGGCTTGTCGAATTACCCTGTCACCGCACCCGAGTTGATTCGCCCGCTGAGCCCGCACAACACCGCCTACCTGATCTACACGTCAGGTTCGACCGGGCTGCCCAAGGGTGTTCCGGTGCCGCACGCGCCGATCGCCGAGTACTTCGTCTGGTTCGGCGACGAATACCAGATCGATGCGACCGAATCGCTGCTGCAGGTCGCGTCGCCGAGCTTCGACGTATCGATGGGCGAGATCTTCGGCACGCTGATCATGGGCGCCCGGCTGGTCATTCCGCGCCCGGACGGGCTGCGCGACATCGGTTATCTGACCGATCTGCTCAGTCGCGAAGGTATCACCTTGATGCACTTCGTGCCGTCGCTGCTGGGACTGTTCCTGTCGCTACCCGGCGTCAGCCAGTGGCGCACGCTGCGGCGCGTCCCGATCGGTGGGGAGGCCCTGCCTGGCGAGATCGCCGACAAGTTCCACGCCACCTTCGACGCGTTGTTGTACAACTTCTACGGACCGACCGAGACCGTGGTCAACTGCACCAGCTTTCCGGTACAGGGCACGCAGGGCACCCGGATCGTGCCGATCGGCAAGCCCAAGATCAACACCCAGGTGTATCTGCTCGACGACGCGCTACAACCGGTTCCGGTCGGTGTGATTGGCGAAATCTACATCGCCGGAAAACATGTCGCGCAGGGCTACCACCGCCGCCCGGGACTGACATCCGAGCGGTTCGTCGCCGACCCGTTCACCGCATGCGGGCGGATGTACCGCTCGGGCGACCTGGCCCGGCGCAACGCCGACGGAGATATCGAGTTCGTCGGCCGCGCCGACGAGCAGGTCAAGATCCGTGGCTTCCGCATCGAGCTCGGCGAGATCGCCGCCGCCATCTCGGTCGACCCCAGCGTCGGACAAGCCGTGGTGCTGGCCGTCGACCTGCCGCGGCTGGGGAAGAGCCTGGTCGGATACGTGACCCCGGCACCAGGCTGCGGCACCGAATCCGTTGACGTCGAACGTATTCGCGCCCGGGTGGCCGCGGCGCTGCCGGACTACATGACGCCGGCCGGCTACGTGGTGCTCGACGAGATCCCGATCACCGCGCACCAGAAGATCGACCGGTCCGCGCTGCCGCAGCCCGAGATCGCGGCCAATGCCGAATACCGCGAACCGACGACAGCGACCGAGCGCCGCATCGCCGGACTATTTTCCACCCTGCTCGGCCATGATCGGGTGGGTGTCGACGACTCGTTCTTCGATTTGGGCGGCCACTCACTGGTGGCGACCAGATTGGTCACCGCGATCCGCTCGGATTGCGGTGTGGAGCTTGGTATCCGCGACATCTTCGAGCTGGGGACGGTGGGCCGGCTGGCCGAGCGGGTCGACCAGCTGGGGTCCGGTGCGCTCGTCGAGTCGCGCCCGAAGCTGATCGCGACCGCTCACGACGAGCCGCTGCCGCTCTCGGCGTCACAGCTGCGCAGCTGGTTCGCGTACCGCATCGACGGGCCCAGCTGGGTCAACAACATTCCGTTCGCCGCGAAGCTGAGCGGGCCGTGGGATATCGAGGCGCTGATCGCCGCCATCGGCGACGTCGTTGCCCGTCACGAAATCCTGCGCACCAGCTACGTCGAAATCGACGGCGTGCCCTACCAAGTGGTCAATCCGGCCGGCGACCTGCCGATCCGCCGCGCGTCGTTCGACGGCCTCGCCCAGGACAACGAGGCCTGGCTGACCGAACAGCTCGACGTCGAGCGTCAGCACTGCTTCGAGCTCGACAGCGAGCGACCCATCCGGATCGCCTTGCTGCGCAACGGCATTGACACGTGCGAACACGTGATGTCGTTCGTGGTCCATCACATCGCGTCCGACCACTGGTCGGCGGGCGTGCTGTTCTCCGATGTGTTCACCGCGTACCGGGCGCGGCGGGCCGGGGAGGTTCCGTCGTGGGCACCGCTTCGGGTCCAGTACGCCGACTACGCGGCGTGGCAGGGCGCGTTCCTGGGTGACTCGAGCGGTCACGAGTCCGCGGTTGCCAGCGAGCAACGGGAGTACTGGACCCATCAGCTGGCCGGAATGCCGGAGGACGCCGGGCTGCGGCCGGACTTCGCCCGCCAGCCGGTGCCCAGCGGTGCGGGTGAATCCGTCGACTTCCGCATCGACTCGGCTACCCGCGGCAAGCTTGCCGAGTTGTGCCGCGAGCTGGGCATCACCGAATTCATGCTGCTGCAAACGGCCGTCGCCGTGGTGCTGCACAAGGCGGGCGGCGGCACCGACATTCCGTTGGGCACCCCGGTTGCCGGGCGCACCGAAGCCGAATTAGACCAGCTGATCGGCTTTTTCGTCAACATCCTGGTACTGCGCAACGACCTCGGCGGCAACCCGACGCTGCGCGAGGTGCTGGCGCGGGCGCGGGAGACCGCACTGGCCGCCTACGCCCACCAGGATCTGCCGTTCGACCGCGTGGTCGACAGCGTCAGCCCGGTGCGTTCGCTGTCGCGCAATCCGTTGTTCCAGGTCGTGGTGCACGTGCGGGATCACCTACCCGCCATCCGGGTCATCGATTCGGGGTCCGACGGCAGCGAGGACACGGTGTGCACCTCGCTGGACCCCGTCTTCGACATGGCGCATGCCGACCTCAGCGTCAACTTCCTGGGCGTCGACGGCACCGACGGCACCGGATACAGCTGCAACGTCATCTACCGCACCGAGCTGTACAGCCGGTCCACGATCGAGCGGCTGGCCAGCTGGCTGGCCCGGATCATCACCGAGTTCGCCAACAACGTTGACCAGACGTTGCGCGACGTCGCGGTGATCGACGACGAGGAGCAGCGCCGCATCCTCGACGAGTGGAGCCGCGGCGCCCCGGCGCCGCAGGACCGGCCGCGGACCATTCCGGAATTGCTGGCTCCCAGCCGGAAATGGGGTACCGACCGGATCGCGGTGCGCTGCGGTGACGAGCAGCTCGATTACCCCGCGCTGCATCGTCGTTCGGACAACCTGGCGGCGCTGCTCGCCGAACACGGGGTGGCCCCGGGGTCACTGGTCGGGCTCTCGACACGGCGGGGCATCGACATGGTGGTGGCGCTGGTGGCCATCATGAAAGCCGGTGCCGGTTACTTCCCGATCGACCCGGGCTACCCGCTGGCACGCAAGCAATTCATGCTCGACGACGTGGTGCCCCCGGTGGTGCTGGCGACGGCCGCGGCCGCGGATAGTGCGCCGGAAGTTCACGGGGTCACCGTGATTTCGCTGGACGACCCGCGGGTGCGTGCGGCGGTGGAGAGCAGTGCCGCGGTGGCGCCACCCGCGACCCTGCCCCACCCCGACGACCCGATGTTTCTGGTGTTCACCTCCGGGTCCACCGGCAAGCCGAAGGGCGCGTTGGGCACCCATCGGTCGATGTCGGCCCGGCTGGATTGGCAGTTGCGGCATTACCCGCCCTGCGCCAACGACATTCGCCTGGCGCAGGCCTCGATCACCTTCCTCGAGGGCGGCATGGAGATGCTGGCCGGCCTGGCGGCGGGGGCCACGATGATCCTGGCCGACGACGCCGAGCACCGGGACGCCGAAGCGCTTGGGGCGCTGATGGATCGGCATTCGGTGGCGCAGGTGACCGCGGTGCCCAGCCTGGTCTCCGCGCTGGTCGACACCCGGTTCGATGCGGTGCGATCCCTGTCACGGCTGGTCTGCGGCGGCGAGCCGGTGAGCGCGTCGCTGCTGGAGCGGCTGGTGGCCGCGTGTGCAGACGGCTCAGACATCCAGCTGTTGAACAACATCGGCTCCACCGAGACCTCCGGCGCGATGTCGCGTGGGCCGCTCGGCCCACCGACTCCGCGGGTGGGCAGACCGGTGCCGGGTGGGGATGCCTTCCTGCTCGACGACGGTCTGCGCCCGGTGCCGGTCGGTGTGGTCGGCGAACTGTATTACGCCGGCGACCAGCTGGCCCGCGGCTACTGGAAACGTCCCGCTCTGACCGCGACGCGGTTCGTCGCCAATCCGTATGCGCTGGAGCCCGGTTCGCGGCTGTACCGCAGTGGCGACCTGGCCCGGTGGACCGAGGACGGGCAGCTGGAGTTCGCCGGCCGGATCGACCACCAGGTCAACGTGCGCGGTTTCCGGATCGAGCTGGGTGAACTCGAGGCCGCATTGACCGCGGTCGACGGCGTCGCCGCAGCGGCGGCGTGCACCTGGGAGGTGCACGGCGGTCTCTCGCTGGCCGGATATGTTGTGCCGCAACAGCCGATCGTCGACGACGCCGACAAGGCAACCTTCGCGGGCGCGGTGCGCGCCGCGATCGCGACGACGCTGCCTGGCTACATGATGCCCTCGTCGTTGACGGTGCTCGACGCGATGCCCAAGACCGACTCGGGCAAGCTGAACCGGCCCGGGCTGCCCAAGCCGGCGGTCAACACCGGCGGACAGATCGAGCCGCCGCGCACCGACACCGAGCGGGCGCTGGCCACTGTGTTCGCCGAACTGCTGTCGACTCCGGAGATCGGGCGGTTCGACGACTTCTTCTCCCTCGGCGGCGACAGCATCCTGTCGGTGCAGCTGTCGGCGCGGGCCCGAGCCGCCGGGCTGGCGGTCAGCCCGCGCATGGTCTTCGAGCATCCGACGCCTGCGCAGCTGGCGGCCGCCCTGGACGCCCCGCGCGACGGGCAGACCGACACCGATCAAGCCGACGTGCCGGCGGACACCCGCTTCGAGCCGATGGCGGTGTCCGGACTGTCGGCCGACGATCTGGCTGCCGTGTCGCGGCTGTGGTCGTCGTCGCGTGACGGCACCTCGTGACCGCCACCAAAAGCGATGTCGCGCCTGACATCGAGGACCTGATGGCGTTGAGCCCCCTG
This window encodes:
- a CDS encoding FAD-dependent oxidoreductase; its protein translation is MAREISRQTFLRGAAGALAAGAVFGTGRLGSAPATAAPNATGWEGLSSALGGKVLLPDSAQFSAAKQVFNTNYNGLTPAAIVTPTSAADVQKAMAFAAANHLKVAPRSGGHSYIGASTANGAMVFDLRQLPGGANYDAATGQVTVTPATTLYSMHETLAGAGRGVPTGTCPSVGAAGHALGGGMGADSRHAGLLCDQLTSAQVVLPGGQAVTASANSNPDLFWALRGGGGGNFGVTTSLTFNTFPTRDLDAVNLDFPAQAFAQVLVGWANWLRTADRNSWALADSTTDGFGTHCRILATCPAGSGPSVANAIVSAVGLQPSGTDTHTFNRMDMVRYLAVNNLNPQPLGYVGGSDVFQSLTPAAAQGIAAAVSAFPRGAGRMLAIMHALDGALATVAPGATAYPWRQQAALVQWYVETGDAAAATNWLSTAHQAVRPYSVGGYVNYIEANQPPARYFGQNLSRLSAVRQKFDPGRVMFSGLSG
- a CDS encoding thioesterase II family protein, whose translation is MTFRDLISMPSTFPSWIKLVPGRSEKSTVGATVVFPHAGAAAASYRVLAAALAAGGDTYIVQYPQRADRLAEPAHETVHDLALGLFEAGPWRSVAPLRLFGHSMGAVVAFEFARVAEERDVDVQKLWASAGPPPCVVAEMPELPTSDDEVLAELADLGGTDPELLADEEFSELLTTAMRTDYQAFNRYDPSPDIRVGTDIHVLGGHDDHRIAIDVLRRWERHTAGSFELSLYDGGHFYVYDHVDAIAARVNADV
- a CDS encoding beta-ketoacyl [acyl carrier protein] synthase domain-containing protein, producing MSERGLEPIDIDPIVIVGMAVEAPGGIDTADSYWDMLAHGREALGPFPADRGWSVADLLAGSRRSGFKQIHDRGGFLSGAATFDPEFFGISPREAIAMDPQQRVTLRVSWRALENSGINPDDLAGHDVGCFVGASMTGYGPEMAEFSRHSGHLLAGTALSVISGRVAYTLGLTGPALTLDSSCASALVAFHVAVRALRDGDCDLALAGGVNVLGSPGFFVEFSKQHALSDDGYCRPYSAQASGTVWAEGSAMFVLQRKSAALRADRQIIAEVRATAVNQDGRSAGLSAPSEEAQVRLFRRAITQAGITPEEVGMIEGHGTGTRLGDRTELRSLAETYGDTEPGSGALLGSVKSNVGHSLAAAGALGLAKVLVSAAHGAIPATPHATEASPEIDWEGQGLRLAQTLTPWPVIAGRRTAVASAFGIAGTNAHLIVSMPEVA
- the mbtD gene encoding mycobactin polyketide synthase MbtD, translating into MLDRVLPDGRVPVLFSSHDKELIRRDAAAILDYLDRTGNAAPDVAAAIASTLLRLRRVRRHRAVLRAGDRTELLDGLTALAGDEEHPLITWSAKTSTPRIAFVLPGQGNQWQGMGADAYRRLPAYRETADECGAAFVAAGLPSPLPYLTDELEQNWSRTQIQGAQFTHAVSLAAAWRNHGVVPEVAIGHSLGEVAASYVAATITLPDAVRLVGARATVVDRLTGRYAMVVLGVGVEEAESLLADAPGWLEVSAVNGPSSTVVSGDHDAVAAAVQLAERRGIFNHQLSVDYPGHTSALRPLRTPLIELVPDSVFRRGDARFVGSTFGTEVELDTDFSEYWYENLCGTVQFDRAVRHAQKLGVDTFVELSAHPSLLYPLADIVDEESAVIVGSGHRDKSITDSLSANIAAVAAADPGSRWANAIPNGIQPPLPRFPNAPMRAVHLWATPEPLTDTVAVPVLTAAVEDWRQVTSPTASGATGCAIGFFGETAASDLTRQLIDTVAALNGCWAVPLHEAEVVVVIAPELHELDALAAIDQIAGRADAGLPDYAAIIGPRCRAVWLLTVGAEQVDRDEPDVSPAQAALAAMHRSVGFEFPDQAFGHLDLPGRDVDAPTALAAVDVLIGDGAEIALRGTELPRRYVRTFRECGGSATSRPLDAAALDNVVITGGSGAIGLQYARYCIEHGARTVILLSRNGVDPDALARLSENSDAVVHAPLCDITDPAAVSAVAFEYGGPGASLLIHTAGIAKALLREELTGTDVAEVCDAKVRGLVVLAEAWPTQPDCRILACSSVFGVWGGYHHAAYAASNRMLDVLAAQLRARGRDCVAIRWGLWQAAGVVGANEITRTERSGLIAMDPELAIEASLYGYDGDPLIFDAEFDRLAVFFESQGMPTPFTGSGSGESSERDNGSAAKPLAEVVRAELAATLHLGDSSSIDPSASLIDLGVDSLLALDLRKRLRRTVGSSVPVARMLGGITVHELITALSAGGAGGPKAPPRLGAGAAGIGPQHTTLPMLERLDS